In Plodia interpunctella isolate USDA-ARS_2022_Savannah chromosome 17, ilPloInte3.2, whole genome shotgun sequence, one genomic interval encodes:
- the Ser gene encoding protein serrate isoform X2 — protein sequence MLCARARRRPLLLALALACLLPSVAGAGVFELQILEFSNYRLERAAGGCCGGAPRSLTQRCAAPCRTRFELCLKEYQSAAAPGACSFGRAASPALGTDSFTLAEPLYTLALPFSFRWTRSFTLILQAYDDFNYTDPEAGLIEEAWWSGIVEPGAEWHALRHAGAAAALAYRVRVLCQENYYNTTCTTFCRPRDDKFGHYSCTGDGDKQCLPGWQGDNCEKPVCKEGCHPTHGRCDRPGDCDCRPGWRGELCAQCQPYPGCKHGYCNGSSWDCTCDTNWGGILCDQDLNYCGTHEPCQHGGTCENTAPDQYLCTCAEGFSGVDCERVDNPCAPQPCAHGSCSLTSAPRGFACACERGWGGALCDTDLDDCLSAPCRHGATCRDRLDRFECECAPGWAGPTCEEDVDECAEKGAREGSFGPCVNAAACNNTLGGYSCACLAGWTGRDCEVNVDDCADQCLNGATCIDLVDDFHCACAAGFAGRTCARDIDECAPRPCRNGGECVDLRDAYRCICPVGFSGTDCEDDRDHCAGAPCANGAACYTAQSDYYCHCAPGWAGQNCTQRHTAPAHQPPRGEDCSLSGCGAGGSCVGAHCVCRPGWGGLLCDTEINECIANPCRNNGTCIDGTGDFTCVCRDGWTGKTCSIREEPIDRCSDASCANGGTCVREGDSWRCACAAGWTGAACEAAACGCGPGGVCAAGGCVCREGWTGARCERPLGGCASAPCRHGARCVGGHDWWACECAPGWAGDDCSAPVCEPACPAPAQCARDAGARGRCVCPAPSDRAARRCLEQLAGLGSGWETWAERAAPGACGADNGTWWWGCNACWCGGGVPACTRLWCGLPDCLAPNAMPCRTDEVCVPAAPTLCLRPPCAPLGECRRVSGRRVEPPALPAPAACWPGARAPAPAGCARAQLQLARERLARGAHVERACGALRRALAAALAARAPPAPPLVLLCDLAPDDDDALDLAIWVGDEDGADGDASGSAHALGAAVRALSELVARRRLAAHALLGAALRLRVPHVPPPAPAPAAQAAAPAALLALGAGVALLLLAAVGGAALLLRRRRAAADRSRRCDEEKSNNLQNEENLRRYANPLREDELPRAHSLYKAQNADARNDTPPRDKELTKRALPPPEPPERLTVLV from the exons ATGCTGtgtgcgcgcgcgcggcgtCGGCCGCTGCTGCTCGCCCTCGCCCTCGCCTGTTTGCTGCCA AGCGTGGCGGGGGCGGGCGTGTTCGAGCTGCAGATCCTGGAGTTCAGCAACTATCGGCTGGAGCGCGCGGCGGGCGGCTGCTGCGGCGGCGCGCCGCGCTCCCTCACCCAGCGCTGCGCCGCGCCCTGCCGCACGCGTTTCGAGCTCTGTCTCAAG GAGTACCAATCAGCGGCGGCGCCGGGCGCGTGCTCGTTCGGGCGCGCGGCGTCGCCTGCGCTCGGCACAGACTCCTTCACGCTCGCCGAGCCGCTCTACACGCTCGCGCTACCATTTTCATTTCGTTGGACG AGATCTTTCACATTGATACTTCAAGCATACGACGACTTCAACTACACTGACCCCG AGGCGGGTCTGATCGAGGAGGCGTGGTGGTCGGGCATCGTGGAGCCGGGCGCGGAGTGGCACGCGCTGCGGCACGCgggcgccgccgccgcacTCGCCTACCGCGTGCGAGTGCTCTGCCAGGAGAACTACTACAACACCACCTGCACCACCTTCTGCCGGCCCAGGGACGACAAGTTCGGACACTACTCCTGCACCGGCGACGGTGACAAGCAGTGTCTGCCCGGCTGGCAGGGCGACAACTGTGAGAAAC CCGTGTGCAAGGAAGGCTGCCACCCGACACACGGCCGCTGTGACCGGCCAGGGGATTGCGA TTGCCGGCCGGGCTGGCGCGGCGAGCTGTGCGCGCAGTGCCAGCCGTACCCGGGCTGCAAGCACGGCTACTGCAACGGTTCTTCCTGGGACTGCACCTGCGACACCAACTGGGGCGGCATCCTCTGCGATCAAG ATCTCAATTACTGCGGTACACACGAGCCGTGCCAGCACGGGGGCACGTGCGAGAACACCGCTCCGGACCAGTACTTGTGCACGTGCGCGGAGGGGTTCTCGGGCGTGGACTGCGAGCGCGTGGACAACCCGTGCGCGCCGCAGCCGTGCGCGCACGGCTCGTGCTCGCTGACGTCGGCGCCGCGCGGGTTCGCGTGCGCGTGCGAGCGCGGCTGGGGCGGCGCGCTGTGCGACACCGACCTGGACGACTGCCTCAGCGCGCCCTGCCGCCACGGCGCCACCTGCCGCGACCGCCTCGACCGCTTCGAGTGCGAGTGCGCGCCTGGCTGGGCCGGCCCGACGTGCGAGGAAG atGTGGACGAGTGCGCAGAAAAAGGAGCACGGGAAGGCTCCTTCGGTCCGTGCGTGAACGCGGCGGCGTGCAACAACACGCTGGGCGGGTATTCATGCGCGTGTCTGGCGGGCTGGACCGGCCGAGACTGCGAGGTCAACGTGGACGACTGCGCAGACCAATGTCTCAACGGAGCCACTTGTATAGACTTGGTGGACGATTTCCACTGCGCGTGTGCGGCGGGGTTCGCGGGGCGCACGTGCGCGCGCGACATCGACGAGTGCGCGCCGCGGCCGTGCCGCAACGGCGGCGAGTGCGTGGACCTGCGCGACGCCTACCGCTGCATCTGCCCCGTCGGCTTCTCCGGGACCGACTGCGAG GACGACCGCGACCACTGCGCAGGCGCGCCGTGCGCCAACGGCGCAGCGTGCTACACGGCGCAGAGCGACTACTACTGCCACTGCGCGCCGGGCTGGGCCGGACAGAACTGCACGCAGCGCCACACTGCGCCCGCGCACCAACCTCCAC GAGGCGAGGACTGCTCGCTGAGCGGATGCGGCGCGGGCGGGAGCTGCGTCGGCGCACACTGCGTCTGCCGGCCCGGCTGGGGCGGGCTTCTGTGCGACACTG AAATTAACGAATGTATTGCGAATCCTTGTCGCAACAACGGAACTTGTATCGACGGCACCGGAGACTTCACGTGCGTGTGTCGAGACGGATGGACAG GTAAAACGTGTTCAATTCGCGAAGAACCAATCGACCGTTGCTCCGACGCCTCGTGCGCTAACGGAGGCACATGCGTGCGCGAGGGAGACAGCTGGAGATGCGCATGCGCCGCGGGGTGGACGGGCGCAGCATGCGAGGCGGCTGCGTGCGGGTGCGGGCCGGGCGGGGTCTGTGCGGCGGGCGGCTGCGTCTGCCGCGAGGGCTGGACCGGGGCGCGCTGCGAGCGGCCGCTGGGCGGCTGTGCGTCCGCGCCCTGCCGCCACGGGGCGCGCTGCGTGGGCGGGCACGACTGGTGGGCGTGCGAGTGCGCGCCGGGCTGGGCGGGCGACGACTGCAGCGCGCCCGTGTGCGAGCCCGCGTGCCCTGCGCCCGCGCAGTGCGCACGCGACGCGGGCGCGCGCGGCCGCTGCGTGTGCCCGGCGCCGTCCGACCGCGCCGCCAGGCGCTGCCTCGAAC agCTGGCAGGTCTGGGATCGGGCTGGGAGACGTGGGCGGAGCGCGCGGCGCCGGGCGCGTGCGGCGCCGACAACGGCACGTGGTGGTGGGGGTGCAACGCGTGCTGGTGCGGGGGCGGCGTGCCCGCGTGCACGCGGCTGTGGTGCGGGCTGCCCGACTGCCTCGCGCCCAACGCCATGCCCTGCCGCACCGACGAG GTATGCGTGCCAGCGGCGCCGACGCTGTGCCTGAGGCCGCCGTGTGCGCCGCTGGGCGAGTGCCGGCGCGTGTCGGGGCGGCGCGTGGAGCCGCCCGCGCTGCCCGCGCCGGCCGCGTGCTGGccgggcgcgcgcgcgcccgcgcccgccggctgcgcgcgcgcgcagctGCAGCTAGCGCGCGAGCGTCTAGCGCGCGGCGCGCACGTGGAGCGCGCGTGCGGCGCGCTGCGGCGCGCGCTGGCGGCCGCGCTCGCCGCGCGCGCTccgcccgcgccgccgctCGTGCTGCTCTGTGATCTCGCTCCGGACGATGACGACGCCCTAGATCTCGCTATT TGGGTCGGCGACGAGGATGGCGCGGATGGCGACGCGTCGGGCTCGGCACACGCGCTGGGCGCGGCCGTGCGCGCGCTCAGCGAGCTGGTGGCGCGGCGGCGGCTGGCGGCGCACGCGCTGCTGGGCGCCGCCCTGCGCCTGCGCGTGCCCCACGtgccgccgcccgcgcccgcgcccgccgcgcaggccgccgcgcccgccgcgctGCTGGCGCTGGGCGCGGGCGTGGCATTGCTGCTGCTGGCGGCGGTGGGCGGCGCCGCGCTGCTgctgcgccggcgccgcgccgccgccgatCGCTCGCGCCGCTGCGACGAGGAGAAGTCTAACAACCTGCAGAACGAGGAGAACCTGCGGCGCTACGCCAACCCGCTGCGCGAGGACGAGCTGCCGCGCGCGCACTCGCTGTACAAGGCGCAGAACGCGGACGCGCGCAACGACACGCCGCCGCGCGACAAGGAGCTGACCAAGCGCGCGCTGCCGCCGCCTGAGCCGCCCGAGCGCCTCACTGTGCTCGTCTGA
- the Ser gene encoding protein serrate isoform X1, with amino-acid sequence MLCARARRRPLLLALALACLLPSVAGAGVFELQILEFSNYRLERAAGGCCGGAPRSLTQRCAAPCRTRFELCLKEYQSAAAPGACSFGRAASPALGTDSFTLAEPLYTLALPFSFRWTRSFTLILQAYDDFNYTDPEAGLIEEAWWSGIVEPGAEWHALRHAGAAAALAYRVRVLCQENYYNTTCTTFCRPRDDKFGHYSCTGDGDKQCLPGWQGDNCEKPVCKEGCHPTHGRCDRPGDCDCRPGWRGELCAQCQPYPGCKHGYCNGSSWDCTCDTNWGGILCDQDLNYCGTHEPCQHGGTCENTAPDQYLCTCAEGFSGVDCERVDNPCAPQPCAHGSCSLTSAPRGFACACERGWGGALCDTDLDDCLSAPCRHGATCRDRLDRFECECAPGWAGPTCEEDVDECAEKGAREGSFGPCVNAAACNNTLGGYSCACLAGWTGRDCEVNVDDCADQCLNGATCIDLVDDFHCACAAGFAGRTCARDIDECAPRPCRNGGECVDLRDAYRCICPVGFSGTDCEDDRDHCAGAPCANGAACYTAQSDYYCHCAPGWAGQNCTQRHTAPAHQPPRGEDCSLSGCGAGGSCVGAHCVCRPGWGGLLCDTEINECIANPCRNNGTCIDGTGDFTCVCRDGWTGKTCSIREEPIDRCSDASCANGGTCVREGDSWRCACAAGWTGAACEAAACGCGPGGVCAAGGCVCREGWTGARCERPLGGCASAPCRHGARCVGGHDWWACECAPGWAGDDCSAPVCEPACPAPAQCARDAGARGRCVCPAPSDRAARRCLEQLAGLGSGWETWAERAAPGACGADNGTWWWGCNACWCGGGVPACTRLWCGLPDCLAPNAMPCRTDEQVCVPAAPTLCLRPPCAPLGECRRVSGRRVEPPALPAPAACWPGARAPAPAGCARAQLQLARERLARGAHVERACGALRRALAAALAARAPPAPPLVLLCDLAPDDDDALDLAIWVGDEDGADGDASGSAHALGAAVRALSELVARRRLAAHALLGAALRLRVPHVPPPAPAPAAQAAAPAALLALGAGVALLLLAAVGGAALLLRRRRAAADRSRRCDEEKSNNLQNEENLRRYANPLREDELPRAHSLYKAQNADARNDTPPRDKELTKRALPPPEPPERLTVLV; translated from the exons ATGCTGtgtgcgcgcgcgcggcgtCGGCCGCTGCTGCTCGCCCTCGCCCTCGCCTGTTTGCTGCCA AGCGTGGCGGGGGCGGGCGTGTTCGAGCTGCAGATCCTGGAGTTCAGCAACTATCGGCTGGAGCGCGCGGCGGGCGGCTGCTGCGGCGGCGCGCCGCGCTCCCTCACCCAGCGCTGCGCCGCGCCCTGCCGCACGCGTTTCGAGCTCTGTCTCAAG GAGTACCAATCAGCGGCGGCGCCGGGCGCGTGCTCGTTCGGGCGCGCGGCGTCGCCTGCGCTCGGCACAGACTCCTTCACGCTCGCCGAGCCGCTCTACACGCTCGCGCTACCATTTTCATTTCGTTGGACG AGATCTTTCACATTGATACTTCAAGCATACGACGACTTCAACTACACTGACCCCG AGGCGGGTCTGATCGAGGAGGCGTGGTGGTCGGGCATCGTGGAGCCGGGCGCGGAGTGGCACGCGCTGCGGCACGCgggcgccgccgccgcacTCGCCTACCGCGTGCGAGTGCTCTGCCAGGAGAACTACTACAACACCACCTGCACCACCTTCTGCCGGCCCAGGGACGACAAGTTCGGACACTACTCCTGCACCGGCGACGGTGACAAGCAGTGTCTGCCCGGCTGGCAGGGCGACAACTGTGAGAAAC CCGTGTGCAAGGAAGGCTGCCACCCGACACACGGCCGCTGTGACCGGCCAGGGGATTGCGA TTGCCGGCCGGGCTGGCGCGGCGAGCTGTGCGCGCAGTGCCAGCCGTACCCGGGCTGCAAGCACGGCTACTGCAACGGTTCTTCCTGGGACTGCACCTGCGACACCAACTGGGGCGGCATCCTCTGCGATCAAG ATCTCAATTACTGCGGTACACACGAGCCGTGCCAGCACGGGGGCACGTGCGAGAACACCGCTCCGGACCAGTACTTGTGCACGTGCGCGGAGGGGTTCTCGGGCGTGGACTGCGAGCGCGTGGACAACCCGTGCGCGCCGCAGCCGTGCGCGCACGGCTCGTGCTCGCTGACGTCGGCGCCGCGCGGGTTCGCGTGCGCGTGCGAGCGCGGCTGGGGCGGCGCGCTGTGCGACACCGACCTGGACGACTGCCTCAGCGCGCCCTGCCGCCACGGCGCCACCTGCCGCGACCGCCTCGACCGCTTCGAGTGCGAGTGCGCGCCTGGCTGGGCCGGCCCGACGTGCGAGGAAG atGTGGACGAGTGCGCAGAAAAAGGAGCACGGGAAGGCTCCTTCGGTCCGTGCGTGAACGCGGCGGCGTGCAACAACACGCTGGGCGGGTATTCATGCGCGTGTCTGGCGGGCTGGACCGGCCGAGACTGCGAGGTCAACGTGGACGACTGCGCAGACCAATGTCTCAACGGAGCCACTTGTATAGACTTGGTGGACGATTTCCACTGCGCGTGTGCGGCGGGGTTCGCGGGGCGCACGTGCGCGCGCGACATCGACGAGTGCGCGCCGCGGCCGTGCCGCAACGGCGGCGAGTGCGTGGACCTGCGCGACGCCTACCGCTGCATCTGCCCCGTCGGCTTCTCCGGGACCGACTGCGAG GACGACCGCGACCACTGCGCAGGCGCGCCGTGCGCCAACGGCGCAGCGTGCTACACGGCGCAGAGCGACTACTACTGCCACTGCGCGCCGGGCTGGGCCGGACAGAACTGCACGCAGCGCCACACTGCGCCCGCGCACCAACCTCCAC GAGGCGAGGACTGCTCGCTGAGCGGATGCGGCGCGGGCGGGAGCTGCGTCGGCGCACACTGCGTCTGCCGGCCCGGCTGGGGCGGGCTTCTGTGCGACACTG AAATTAACGAATGTATTGCGAATCCTTGTCGCAACAACGGAACTTGTATCGACGGCACCGGAGACTTCACGTGCGTGTGTCGAGACGGATGGACAG GTAAAACGTGTTCAATTCGCGAAGAACCAATCGACCGTTGCTCCGACGCCTCGTGCGCTAACGGAGGCACATGCGTGCGCGAGGGAGACAGCTGGAGATGCGCATGCGCCGCGGGGTGGACGGGCGCAGCATGCGAGGCGGCTGCGTGCGGGTGCGGGCCGGGCGGGGTCTGTGCGGCGGGCGGCTGCGTCTGCCGCGAGGGCTGGACCGGGGCGCGCTGCGAGCGGCCGCTGGGCGGCTGTGCGTCCGCGCCCTGCCGCCACGGGGCGCGCTGCGTGGGCGGGCACGACTGGTGGGCGTGCGAGTGCGCGCCGGGCTGGGCGGGCGACGACTGCAGCGCGCCCGTGTGCGAGCCCGCGTGCCCTGCGCCCGCGCAGTGCGCACGCGACGCGGGCGCGCGCGGCCGCTGCGTGTGCCCGGCGCCGTCCGACCGCGCCGCCAGGCGCTGCCTCGAAC agCTGGCAGGTCTGGGATCGGGCTGGGAGACGTGGGCGGAGCGCGCGGCGCCGGGCGCGTGCGGCGCCGACAACGGCACGTGGTGGTGGGGGTGCAACGCGTGCTGGTGCGGGGGCGGCGTGCCCGCGTGCACGCGGCTGTGGTGCGGGCTGCCCGACTGCCTCGCGCCCAACGCCATGCCCTGCCGCACCGACGAG CAGGTATGCGTGCCAGCGGCGCCGACGCTGTGCCTGAGGCCGCCGTGTGCGCCGCTGGGCGAGTGCCGGCGCGTGTCGGGGCGGCGCGTGGAGCCGCCCGCGCTGCCCGCGCCGGCCGCGTGCTGGccgggcgcgcgcgcgcccgcgcccgccggctgcgcgcgcgcgcagctGCAGCTAGCGCGCGAGCGTCTAGCGCGCGGCGCGCACGTGGAGCGCGCGTGCGGCGCGCTGCGGCGCGCGCTGGCGGCCGCGCTCGCCGCGCGCGCTccgcccgcgccgccgctCGTGCTGCTCTGTGATCTCGCTCCGGACGATGACGACGCCCTAGATCTCGCTATT TGGGTCGGCGACGAGGATGGCGCGGATGGCGACGCGTCGGGCTCGGCACACGCGCTGGGCGCGGCCGTGCGCGCGCTCAGCGAGCTGGTGGCGCGGCGGCGGCTGGCGGCGCACGCGCTGCTGGGCGCCGCCCTGCGCCTGCGCGTGCCCCACGtgccgccgcccgcgcccgcgcccgccgcgcaggccgccgcgcccgccgcgctGCTGGCGCTGGGCGCGGGCGTGGCATTGCTGCTGCTGGCGGCGGTGGGCGGCGCCGCGCTGCTgctgcgccggcgccgcgccgccgccgatCGCTCGCGCCGCTGCGACGAGGAGAAGTCTAACAACCTGCAGAACGAGGAGAACCTGCGGCGCTACGCCAACCCGCTGCGCGAGGACGAGCTGCCGCGCGCGCACTCGCTGTACAAGGCGCAGAACGCGGACGCGCGCAACGACACGCCGCCGCGCGACAAGGAGCTGACCAAGCGCGCGCTGCCGCCGCCTGAGCCGCCCGAGCGCCTCACTGTGCTCGTCTGA
- the LOC128677326 gene encoding uncharacterized protein LOC128677326 codes for MGSTQTLLATALVKAESKNGSPLILRALLDQGSQASFISEAAVQLLRLNKIAEASNISGLGGGLSGLTSKYVVKVKIQSLYDPTFKLQVKAHVLQTVTTVLPQKKFRPTTWTELGRISLADPQYNSPNRIDVLLGSEVYCAVLKQGLIKSPNGLVIAQDTHLGWVLSGQVEGYDGEQAACHNIVMSFHVHLEDNELLKKFWEIEDEPSPKKRILTAEEQDCENHFNMTTRRDETGRYVVELPFRPNARRDYGDTRSVAVKRLFSLEKRLDKNSQMKENYSQVIEEYLELGHMEKVHDKSSTIESKVWLPHHAVVRLDRSTTKTRVVFNAADRSANGLSLNDTLMVGPTLQMDLRHLIMRWRSHPICLTADIVKMYRQIKVAEKHTDFQRIVWRSEDGVIQDYRLLTVTFGTSCAPYLAVKALQQVAVDDGRDFPNAASRVLTDFYMDDLLTGAETEEEAFTVYKEMNELLSKGGFQLQKWTCNRVALFGGTELEMERELKENDVTKIVGIAWNRRTDEFGYKLKISPDASAPETKREVISEICRLYDPLGWIAPCIITAKVFIQKLWIVGLSWDDKLPPGLIQEWYQYRKELLKLECYHIPRWVHRRNSDIKIELHGFSDASSSAYAAVVYIHCVTVDNNIYTHLVTAKTKVAPIKQISIPRLELCAAVLVTKLLLEVSEILNIDKSEIHVWTDSTIVLAWLADHPSRWKTFVNRTSEILTSLDATQWSYVQTKENSADCASRGISPSELLEHKLWKNGLSWLQSSTIQYVKPHSICTKTELEKRQIKKKFTFEEFYCKRN; via the exons ATGGGGTCAACTCAAACCCTATTAGCCACAGCCCTGGTAAAGGCTGAGTCCAAAAATGGTTCTCCTCTGATATTAAGAGCTCTGCTTGACCAAGGGTCTCAAGCATCTTTTATATCAGAAGCAGCCGTACAGTTGTTACGACTGAATAAGATTGCTGAGGCAAGCAATATATCAGGTTTAGGCGGTGGTCTGAGCGGCTTAACCTCAAAATATGTGGTTAAGGTCAAGATTCAGTCGCTCTACGATCCAACCTTTAAGTTGCAAGTGAAAGCACATGTTCTTCAAACGGTGACCACTGTGTTACCACAAAAGAAGTTCAGGCCAACTACTTGGACTGAGCTTGGCCGCATTAGTTTGGCTGATCCACAGTATAATTCGCCTAATAGAATCGATGTTCTGTTAGGCTCCGAGGTGTATTGTGCTGTCCTGAAACAAGGGTTGATTAAAAGCCCTAATGGTTTGGTTATTGCTCAGGATACTCACCTTGGATGGGTGTTGTCGGGTCAAGTTGAAGGCTATGATGGAGAACAAGCTGCATGTCATAACATTGTTATGAGCTTTCATGTTCATTTAGAAGATAACGAACTTCTCAAGAAATTTTGGGAGATTGAAGATGAACCTAGTCCAAAGAAACGTATATTGACTGCGGAAGAACAGGATTGCGAAAATCATTTCAACATGACAACCCGTAGAGATGAGACTGGTCGTTATGTGGTAGAATTACCTTTTCGTCCAAATGCTCGTAGAGACTACGGTGATACTAGGTCAGTCGCTGTAAAACGCTTGTTTAGTCTGGAAAAGAGATTAGATAAGAACAGTCAAATGAAAGAGAATTATTCTCAAGTAATAGAAGAATATTTGGAACTTGGGCATATGGAGAAGGTTCACGATAAGTCATCGACCATAGAAAGTAAAGTATGGTTACCTCATCATGCTGTTGTTCGGTTGGACAGAAGTACAACTAAAACTAGAGTGGTTTTTAATGCAGCCGATCGAAGCGCTAATGGATTATCGTTAAATGATACGTTGATGGTGGGTCCAACGCTTCAAATGGATTTACGTCATTTGATCATGCGTTGGCGTTCTCATCCCATATGTCTCACAGCCGATATCGTTAAAATGTATCGGCAAATTAAAGTGGCTGAAAAACATACAGATTTTCAGAGGATTGTATGGCGATCGGAAGATGGAGTTATACAAGACTATCGTCTTTTAACTGTCACTTTCGGCACCTCATGTGCTCCTTATTTAGCTGTAAAGGCATTACAGCAAGTAGCTGTGGATGATGGTCGTGATTTCCCGAATGCGGCAAGTAGAGTTCTGACGGATTTCTACATGGACGATCTTCTCACCGGCGCTGAGACAGAAGAAGAAGCTTTTACAGTATATaaagaaatgaatgaattgcTAAGTAAGGGAGGATTTCAGTTACAAAAATGGACATGTAACCGAGTAGCTTTGTTTGGGGGAACTGAACTGGAAATGGAAAGGGAGCTAAAGGAAAATGATGTCACTAAAATAGTAGGTATCGCTTGGAATCGTCGCACGGATGAGTTTggttataaactaaaaatctcTCCTGATGCTTCTGCTCCTGAAACTAAACGAGAAGTGATTAGTGAAATCTGTCGTTTGTATGATCCACTAGGGTGGATAGCTCCATGTATTATAACAGCAAAGGTCTTTATCCAAAAACTATGGATTGTTGGATTGAGCTGGGATGATAAGTTACCACCGGGGCTTATTCAAGAGTGGTATCAATATCGCAAGGAATTACTGAAGTTAGAATGTTATCACATTCCAAGGTGGGTCCATAGGAGAAATAGCGATATAAAAATAGAGTTACACGGGTTTAGTGACGCTTCTAGCTCAGCCTATGCTGCAGTAGTTTATATCCATTGTGTTACTgtggataataatatttatactcaCCTGGTAACTGCTAAGACGAAGGTGGCACCCATCAAGCAAATATCCATTCCGCGTCTTGAGCTGTGCGCCGCGGTTCTGGTCACCAAGCTGCTCCTGGAAGTATCTGAAATTCTAAATATTGATAAGTCAGAGATACATGTCTGGACAGATTCGACAATAGTGTTGGCTTGGTTGGCGGACCATCCAAGTCGTTGGAAGACGTTTGTCAACAGAACTTCAGAGATACTTACCTCATTAGATGCTACTCAGTGGTCGTACGTCCAGACTAAGGAAAATTCTGCTGACTGCGCGTCACGTGGTATTTCGCCATCAGAGTTATTAGAGCACAAGTTATGGAAGAATGGTCTAAGCTGGTTGCAGAGTAGCACAATACAGTATGTAAAACCACATTCTATTTGCACCAAGACAGAATTAGAAAAGCGCCAGATAAAA AAAAAATTTACGTTTGAAGAATTCTACTGCaaaagaaactaa